In Argiope bruennichi chromosome 4, qqArgBrue1.1, whole genome shotgun sequence, a single window of DNA contains:
- the LOC129966016 gene encoding uncharacterized protein LOC129966016: protein MKQALESVGQRRIFNKALQSALRSSSLSQNDPVACKGKCKITEDKTASAYRPNTHKPKSTEVMAASCENPLQIDMNESSSSPSPDSEAIPFLKKSAFDRESLNTVQNQAASLSHPPSMHIPNPAHAMAANFQNPCLMKTNNEYNLPTNHVTETSLSDLHFWVRNTHMASIQETLNMVPSDNTDAWIIKNRLMALQQLKSDFPDQYSSSLSLSPPNMTDSSGEISPVAMYNPSDLGAFNISPLSSRNSLSSANSSLKDAPLTNEKCKFEKHDRPIMHQQDGIKLELMLGRNFSKNEKSSGENSLFRGKLQSGFKTDQSTGVIDKNTKQYLYEKSYQEKETGPKNSKSGSSNVDCCEIFHNNHMDKNKNNVAKLASYDVASLMVLKSTTGFFDSHCHIDLLLAREKFQGTYADYMAQHKDSYPQSYKGCIAVFCKPLTFAKKQMWQKHLEQDNVWGAFGCHPKSAKFYDGKTEEDLLNALNHPKVKALGEIGLDYSKGNQCSKLEQHHAFRRQLRIAQERKLRLVIHCRDADADTIKIMHEILPRDTIFHLHCFTGSWKMAQKWIQEFPNVFIGITNLVTFPSATPTHEVVRQLPLERLLLETDAPYFVPSVIPKGTNSSHPGMAIHVAAHIAALRKISVDTVLHWTSTNTRIVYNIT, encoded by the exons CCCTCCAATCTGCACTTCGCTCTTCGTCTTTGTCCCAAAATg ATCCTGTAGCATGCAAGGGAAAATGTAAGATAACTGAGGATAAAACTGCATCTGCTTATAGACCTAATACACACAAGCCGAAATCCACTGAAGTTATGGCTGCAAGTTGTGAAAATCCTCTCCAGATAGATATGAATGAGAGTAGTTCGTCACCCAGTCCTGATAGTGAAGCcatcccatttttaaaaaaaagtgcatttgatCGGGAAAGTTTGAACACAGTTCAAAATCAAGCTGCATCATTATCTCATCCACCTAGTATGCATATTCCCAATCCTGCACACGCAATGGCTGCAAATTTTCAAAACCCTTGCCTAATGAAGACCAACAATGAGTATAATTTACCAACCAATCATGTTACTGAAACCTCTTTATCTGATCTGCATTTCTGGGTAAGGAATACTCACATGGCTTCAATTCaagaaactttaaatatggtTCCTAGTGATAACACTGATGCTTGGATTATAAAGAACCGTCTAATGGCATTGCAGCAACTAAAGTCTGATTTTCCTGATCAATATTCCTCCAGTCTTAGCCTTTCTCCTCCAAACATGACCGATTCATCTG ggGAAATATCTCCAGTTGCAATGTATAATCCATCAGATCTTGGAGCTTTCAATATTTCACCATTGTCATCTAGAAATtcactttcatctgcaaatagtTCTTTGAAAGATGCTCCTCTTactaatgaaaaatgtaaattcgaaaaacatgatag gCCTATCATGCATCAACAAGAtggaataaaattagaattaatgcttggaagaaatttttcaaagaatgaaaaatcttCTGGGGAGAATTCTTTATTCCGTGGCAAATTACAATCTGGATTCAAAACTGATCAAAGTACTGgagttattgataaaaatacaaagCAATATTTGTATGAGAAGTCatatcaagaaaaagaaacagggccaaaaaattcaaaatctggaAGTAGTAATGTAGACTGTTGtgagatatttcataataatcatatggacaagaataaaaataatgtagctAAGTTGGCAAGCTATGATGTTGCTTCTTTGATGGTTCTGAAATCCACAACAGGCTTCTTTGATTCTCATTGTCATATTGATTTATTGTTGGCTCGTGAGAAGTTTCAAGGTACATATGCTGATTATATGGCTCAGCATAAAGATAGTTATCCGCAAAGCTATAAGGGTTGTATAGCAGTCTTCTGCAAGCCATTGACATTTGCTAAG AAACAAATGTGGCAAAAACATCTTGAGCAAGATAATGTTTGGGGAGCTTTTGGTTGTCACCCAAAATCAGCGAAATTTTATGATGGCAAAACAGAAGAAGATTTGTTAAATGCTCTGAACCATCCAAAAGTTAAAGCCTTAGGCGAAATTGGATTGGATTATTCAAAGGG AAATCAGTGTTCAAAGTTAGAACAACATCATGCATTTAGAAGGCAATTAAGAATTGCCCAAGAAAGGAAACTGCGGCTGGTAATCCATTGTCGGGATGCTGATGctgatactattaaaattatgcatgaa atactACCTAGAGACACGATTTTCCACTTGCATTGCTTCACTGGTAGCTGGAAAATGGCTCAAAAGTGGATACAAGAATTTCCTAATGTTTTCATTGGAATCACAAACTTGGTGACATTCCCTTCTGCTACTCCAACTCATGAAGTAGTTCGGCAGTTGCCTTTAGAACGTCTGTTACTAGAAACAGATGCACCTTATTTTGTACCTTCAGtg ATTCCCAAAGGTACTAATTCTTCCCATCCTGGTATGGCCATACATGTTGCAGCTCACATTGCTGCACTTAGAAAGATTTCTGTGGATACAGTTCTACACTGGACATCTACCAACACACGAATTGTCTACAACATAACATAA